The following nucleotide sequence is from Trifolium pratense cultivar HEN17-A07 linkage group LG2, ARS_RC_1.1, whole genome shotgun sequence.
TCAAGAAAAGATCAGAGCTAGAGGAGATTTGTAGAAAGACTCATTTGATTCCAGAATTTGATGGTGCGGTCGAATATACTATTGAAGCTATAGAGGCTGGTAAATTTTAAGCGAAATACCGATGGATGAGTGTCATGCTTTCTTCTTTAAACTACTGAGCTTGCATCTTCCTTTCTCATGCAGGATCTGTAGATCCTGCTTCTGTACTTGAACAAATTGAACTTCAGGTTGCCCAAGTCAAAGAGCAAGCTTTTAGTAGAATAGAAATACTTGAAAAGGTTGATAAATGGTTGTCGGCGTGTGATGAAGAATCTTGGCTTGAGGAGTACAGCAGggttagttttttctttttcttcttcataatgTCCTTTGTATCTTTTTTTCAGTAACCTATGCCAATTCTTGAACACTCGTTATTAACAAATAGGCTAGGATGCTGTAAAGTCAAGGAACAGTAAAAACACACCGACTTTTAACAGTTTATGTTATTGTACAATGTGAGTGGATCACCACTCCCGTAGTTATCATCTGACAATTTATTAATGCTGTTGCCCACTTGTTTCTTCTAGGATGAAAATCGATACAATGCTGGTAGAGGTACTCATCTTAATCTCAAACGAGCTGAGAAAGCCCGTGTCTTGGTGAATAAAATTCCAGGTACTTTTAGAACTTAATTGTTACCTGcaatttgttgttttgttgtcTTGGTTAATATTATTATGGCtcaatgatattattattaacaaaaatttgCTTTTCTGTGTGTCTCAGTGGTTGTTTAGTGTAGAATGTCTTTTTCATCAGGTTTTATGTTTCTAGATAGCCTTTATCTTTATTAGTTCAGAATGtcttataattttcttttgtttgcttATAGCAATGACAGAAAACTTGATTTCAAAAACAGTAGCATGGGAAAAGGATAATGGCACTGAGTTCATATATGATAGTGTAAGTACCCTCTAACTCTATGAGATACATGCAATGAGCTAGCCTCATTAGAAGTTATTGGATTTCACCTTAGCATCTATTGCTTGCTCAAGTAAGTCTGCGTTAAACTAAATTTTGTTATGTGGCTTTCTAGGTCCGCCTGCTTTCTATGCTTGAAGACTACAACTTATTACGGCAAGAGAAGGAGCAAGAACGCCGTAGACAGCGGGTAGGAATCACTCATTGCATTTAAATGTTTCTCCAAAATTAGTTGTTAGTTGtctaaatataagaaaaccATAAAAAGGGGACCCTTAGCACAATACTTGGGGTTTGCTGCTATGTAAAGGCTTCCTATAATAAATTCACCTATACTTCCATGGCATATCCTTAATGGCACCACGTTTCCCTATAGTTAAAAGAAAACCTCGAGTTTTATATGAAAGTATTGAAGTCCAGCCGGCAACATTTCATTGATACGtgattccaaaaaaataatgtaagtATTTTTTTCTCCACAACTTGTTAAAGTATTTCACCTCTATTTCAGGACATGAAGAAACTTCAGGGACAACTGGTAGCAGAGCAGGAAGTATTGTATGGGTCAAAAAGCCCTTCAAAGCCCCAGAGTGCAAGAAAGGCACCTAGGACGCCAAGTGGAAGCGCAGGTAGTAGAAGAGGTGCCTTTGGAGGATCAATGCTAAAACCTGATTCAAAGCTTACTCGCTCAAGCTCCACAAGGAAGACTGACAGAGTGCACCAAATTGAGGACGATGGCATTTCATGTTTATCATCAGGTAGTTTTCTTTATACTTCACTCCCATTTTGTTCTGTTTTCTATTTGCATCTCTTCCTTGCAGATATCTCACTTGGTAAGGGTTTAAAAGAAAGTGTAGGGATCTGGCAAATCTCTTAAAAATATGTTGCCTTTAGTTTTGCATAATTGGAAAGGGGGGTTGTTTTGGCTCAATTGGTAAAGGGGGTTTTGGATGTGATAGGTTTATCTAGGTACagatcttttattaaaaaatgtacATGTATTTTTCTTGTCTCCTCCGGTGGTATTTTTCAATGTCTATCTCTTAATTTGTTTGGGGAAAAGGCTATTTCATTATTGTCAGATTCCAATTGCATAGCATTTTGATTCTGAAATTTTTTTCCtctcaaaataaatgacataaGCAACCTTCATCAATGTGTGTTGAATTTCCACCTAACGACAACCTCTAACTGTTGAATACCTGTTTTATGATTTCCTTGGATTAGAAGATTCTCCCACAGTTATGCTTCAACTTGTGTCATTTAAATACAACCTCAGATTTCTGGATacatgtttatgttttcttttgttttagaaGACGATTCTCCACCGGATTCTCCCAAGTTCTCTTGATGGTGGTTTTGTTCTAAGGCTGTATGTGGCACCATGGATCGGTTTaggcatttttttttgtttgatgttGGAGGTGGAGGTCAAAGCCACATCTCAGCTGGTAGATTTTCCCATAATTTCTTTCTGGTATATCTAGATCTAGCATTTTCTTATGTTTGTGTTCATGCAGCTGGAAGAGGACTTGATAATATTGCTGATATTCCTATGAGGAAATACTCATTGGGTGCTGGAGTTGTTCGGGATATCAAATCTCCTTTGACACGACAACCTTTTACGATCATCTCTTCGACAATATCATCACAAGAGAATGTGAAAAATGTGACAGCTGAATCGAATTTGCAGAAGCAAAAGTTGCAGAAAACATTAGCAATTAACAATTTTCCATTCACCACCACCACTACtactaatactactactactactactactacctcAAAAGCAGAGAAAGTTGTAGATGAAGAGAATAGAACTCCAAAGGCAATGCCTATTCCTGCCTCCACTACTACACCAAGGACAGTGTCAATACCTATGAATATGGCCATTACTCCAGCTCCTTTTGGAAGTAATTTTGTTCAAGAAATTGAATATTCCTTTGAGGAAAGAAGGCTTGGTTTTGTATTAGTATGacattttgatttggttttcagTTTGTTATAGTGATGGTAATCACAAGTTAATTGTAATTAGCTTCCAGATTGTGTATATACATAGTTTACCAGAAGTAGACTTGGACTAGGGTGTTTGAAGAGCCTTTAAATTTTGCAAACtaaatagaaatttcatctgaaaaaagatttttttgtcatgagTCATTACTGTTTTCTCACAGCTctcattctattttatttttgtaatcaTGTTATTGGTGCGAAGTATCCGTTGATTTTTTTGCCAATTTCTAAATTCCACAGGAAAATTTGGTTGATCACTTAATTTTGGTGGAATCTTCCCTCCCAACCACCACCTTTTCCCATCATTTATCCTCGAACATGAGACCTTACTTCAAGGATCCAAGTGTATTTATACTCAAATTAATGTAATGTTGGTTTTTAAGTCTTATTTGACATCCACTTAAAATAGAAGGATTAAAATCTAAATTCAATCAACATTGAAGGTTGGCATTAAgcattttaaataataaatttttgtgaattttttgtgaaaatgtttgAAGTCAATATTGGAAATTGAAATGTCTCactttttgaataattttttttttaatggaatgcttaaagaatGTCTCGGGAAACACGTTAACGAGAcctttttataaataagttttcAAACTCTAAAACAAAGGATAGGTTAATGATTTAAATCAGTTTAAAATAAGTTTAACAACCCATAATAACTTCTTTTGTTTAAATCATAttgctttatt
It contains:
- the LOC123911495 gene encoding 65-kDa microtubule-associated protein 3, coding for MSKPLSDHPLPQAETTCGSLLQELQIIWHEVGESESDKDRMLFEIEQEFLEVYRRKIDKANCSRAQIRQEIADSEAELTAICSAMGERPVHSRQSGQKARSLKEELEMIVPELEEMQKRKHDRRNQFIEVQEQIQSISNEIHCPREIIPFIVDDTDLSLRKLEELHRQLHTLQKEKSDRLKKVQDNLHSLSSLCSVLGLDFKQTVSEVHPSLGNSEGSRSVNNDTISQLALAIQELRGVKLQRMQKLQDLATSMLELWNLMDTPIEEQQVFQNVTCNIAASEDEVTEPNALSEDFINNVEEEVSRLEDLKSSKMKELVFKKRSELEEICRKTHLIPEFDGAVEYTIEAIEAGSVDPASVLEQIELQVAQVKEQAFSRIEILEKVDKWLSACDEESWLEEYSRDENRYNAGRGTHLNLKRAEKARVLVNKIPAMTENLISKTVAWEKDNGTEFIYDSVRLLSMLEDYNLLRQEKEQERRRQRDMKKLQGQLVAEQEVLYGSKSPSKPQSARKAPRTPSGSAGSRRGAFGGSMLKPDSKLTRSSSTRKTDRVHQIEDDGISCLSSAGRGLDNIADIPMRKYSLGAGVVRDIKSPLTRQPFTIISSTISSQENVKNVTAESNLQKQKLQKTLAINNFPFTTTTTTNTTTTTTTTSKAEKVVDEENRTPKAMPIPASTTTPRTVSIPMNMAITPAPFGSNFVQEIEYSFEERRLGFVLV